The Ictalurus punctatus breed USDA103 chromosome 6, Coco_2.0, whole genome shotgun sequence DNA segment aaaaaataaataaataaaatattaacttGTACATTTATTGCACACATCATTCTTAAATCATCACTCTTCATTGCTATTAAACCAAGACAAATCCTCCAGATAAACCTTGCGTGTATTACAATCAAATGCTGCTTAAAGGACCCAAGTTTGACTGGCAGCAGCACTGTGTCCAACTTTCTAGTAACTACTTCTTTATTATGATCTCAAACAGTTTCTGGATTTGGGAAAAGGTGGTGGTGTTTTGAAAAGCAGGTTCCCAGCTTACACAGTCACATTAGTTAGAAAGCTTTCCAGAAAGGTCCACATGGTGTCTGGTTGAGACCGATGATGAACTTCAGTCAAGTAGCTGAGGAACTGTAGAGGTTCAGGAGTTCAATAAGCAAATTGCTATTTGTTGTTAGAATGAAATGATGTATTATTCAGACGTTGACGTATTATAGAACGAAAACCACTTCCAGTCTGGACCACGCCCACTTTTGATTTaaatcacaataaataaatacaaatattttgagTATTATACAGATAATGTCGCTCTGTTACACCCATGACGCCTAACTGGTTGAGATTTGGTTAGACCAATGTACCGTCGTACTGGCATACTGTTACAACCAGATTTGTTTTGAAAAGCACTTTATGTATGTTCCTATGTCCTGTGACATTTAATAAAATGCTTATAGGTCCACATCGTTATCCCAAGACTAACAGACACTTGTGATTTTTCTAGCTGGTTGTGAGGTGATTGGTGAAGAGATTGAGGATTTCCATGCTCAGGGAGAAGCTATGGCCATCACATTCCCGTTTCTGGAAGCTAACATTTGGTACAGGAATCTGCCTGTAGACAACAGCACCACCTTCCAGTTGTTCCACAGCAAGCATCATGACCTCAGAAACCAGGGTCACAGGGTCATACAGGAGGGTCGGGCCCTGTGGCTCCTCCCTTCTCTACCCTCAGACTCGGGAACGTACACCTATGTGTTCAGGTAGGCTCGGAGAAACATATCTGGAAGACTGATATTTTAACCTTTACtcaaatgtttttatatgaatATGTCCAAGTCCAGGAACCATCATTTATCTCAATCTAATACTGATTTGTCATGTTTTAGGTTTTGAATCTTCactaatttaaacaaaatactgaGAGCAGAACTATAGATAATTCTTGAACAAATAGTTCCTCCATAAATAACAGTTTTAGTTTTCTGTAGACATGCTTGTTTTCTGAAGTgtgctttattttgtttcacACTGGTGCTATGAGATTAATGTAGTTAACAGCTAAGAGACGCGTTTAGCTGGAAGTATGTAACTGAACGtataaatcatcacacactcaacTCAAAACACAATTGGCTAAGTTAACAAGATTTGCACATAAAATAACAGACTAAGTCTGTATTTTAAAGCAGATTTAAACATACAAATAGAAAAATTTTGAACTTTATATTCAGCCGAAGTACTTTTATGTACAATTTCTCAAAACTTTTGGTGGCACTGTTACCActgttattttatacatttatagttgcatttattGTTGCAGAACGTTTGTAAGACAAATTAGGAAAACAACAGGGAAGCTCACctcctctgtcttgaagactttccaaTGGTGAACAatgtactgactgttacaaagcgctgacactggagactcattccatagATGTctaataaacacctccttagaGGAAGTCTCGCCATATCAacttttagacatttttttaataacaagaaggtttaaaaatgtaaaaaaaaaaaaaaaaaaacccaactattTATTTCTATGCTTTAGATTATGTGGAACGTCCGCCATACAAGTCAAAGTAAACatattgttactatagaaacaataatgtattagaactaACACATTAAGATAAACCTGATATTTGCTAGCtaaactattgtcagagctaatTTTCCCTTTTAGAGAAATTAATTAGTctgcaccttctgaccaatcagaatgaaacAGTGCTGTActgtttaactttatttaatacAGACCTAttgtgatatttaataaaacatttggacATACAGTTTACATGGTCTATAGGCTTCCATAAATTTGATAATCAATATACTCCAGAGACTTTCGGACTTGTGTTGGCTGTGTGTTCATAATGTCGCAGCTTATTTTTCTCACATACTGTATGCGTCTGTCATCGCTTTAGCAGCGACACATTCTGCCTTACTGGAAGCTTCACCATGACCATCTAtgagaaaggaagagaagacATGGAGATGATGTCACATCCTGTTTCTGCAAAGCCAGACAAGAACCTGACCATCGAATGTCCACATATAAATCATTTCAACAGGCTGGAAAGTCCATGCTGGTTCAAGGTATGTTTCTTTGTGGAGAAAACTGAAGGCCTTTTTAGTAATAGGAAGATAGACAGTTTGTTTGTCTAGACTAGGGTTGAACCACGATGTTGAAACTTCCTATAAGTATATTGGTGCTCAGTAACACACTGGTTATTTTGTTATGTCCAGGGTTTTCACGCTGGTGTGCCGTTAAAAAATGGGACGCGTTACGAAATCTCGTCAGGAGACGCTCTCACCATCAGAAACGTTTCCACAGAGGATGAGGGCCTGTACACGTGCTGGCTGACTGTGATTTTCAACAATGCACAATACAATGTTAGCAGGACCTGGAAACTACAAGTGTTATGTAAGACAACAACCTCCAGCATTACACAGTCATATACACAACCGCTCACAGTCATATACACAAATCTATACCATAACAACATAATGGATAAGACTGGGCCAGTGCTGTACTGTTTACACAGCAGGAGTCAAGAACTAGTTATAATTAAATAGACATGAATGCAATTTCCATCAGTCATCactaattaatataaatatatatatatatatatatatatatatatatatatatatatatatatatatatatatatacatacaaaaacagtgtacatttgctgtcccctcaaaataactcaacacacagccattcatgTCTAAACCGTtggaaacaaaagtgagtacacccctaagtgaaaatgtaaaaattgggcccaaagtgtcaatattttgtgtggccaccattattttccagcactgccttaaccctcttgggcatggagttcaccagagcttcacaggttgccactggagtcctcttccactcctccatgacgacatcacggagctggtggatgttagagaccttgtgctcctccaccatcCGTTTGagaatgccccacagatgctcaacagggtttaggtctggagataTGCTcagccagtccatcaccttcaccctcagcttctttagcaaggcagtggtcgtcttggaggtgtgtttggggtcgttatcatgcttgaatacatgctgggatcattctctgcttcagtatgtcacagtacatgtaggcattcatggttccctcaatgaactgtagctccccagtgccagcagcactcatgcagccccagaccatgacactcccaccaccatgcttgactgtaggcaagacacacttgtctttgtactcctcacctggttgccaccacacacgcttgacaccatatgaatcaaataagtttatcatggtctcatcagaccacaggacatcgttccagtaatccatgtccttagtctgcttgtcttcagcaaactgtttgcgggctttcttgtgcgtcatctttagaagaggcttccttctgggataatagccatgcagaccaatttgatgcagtgtgcggcgtatggtctgagcactgacaggctgacccgccaccccttcaacctctgcagcaatgctggcagcactcatacgtctatttcccaaagacaacctctggacatgacgctgagcacgtgtactgaacttctttggtcgaccatggcgaggcctgttctgagtgaaacttgtcctgttaaaccgctgtatggtcttggccaccgtgctgcagctcagtgtcagggtcttggcaatcttcttatagcctaggccatctttatgtagagcaacaatttttttttcagatcctcagagggttctttgccatgaggtgctaTGTTGAACTTcaagtgaccagtatgagggagtgtgagagcaatgacaccaaatttaacacacctgctccccattcacacctgagaccttgtaacactaacaagtcacatgacaccggggagggaaaatggctaattgggcccaatttggacattttcacttagggatgtactcacatttgttgccagtggtttagacattaatggctgtgtgttgagttattttgaggggacagcaaatttacactgttacacaagctgtacactcactactttacattgtagcaaagttcttcagtgttgtcacatgaaaagatataatcaaatatttacaaaaaggtgaggggtgtactcacttttgtgagatactatatatatatatatatatatatatatatatatatatatatatatatatatatatatatatatatgtgtgtgtatatatatatatatatgtgtgtgtgtgtatatatgtatatatatatatatatgtatatgtaaaaaaatatatattacagtactgtgcaattTTGTCTATAGTACTTACATTTGACTTCTGCATTATTGGGTcagtacaatttttttaaaaacacatttacaacCATTCcaaacaatgttttatttataaacatttcatttcgttatttttgaaggcatcgtTGCTTTACAGCACTTCTTTGCGTGTAAGGCAAAGCAAGACCTTTGCACAGTGCTGTAGGTTACGGTGAGTAAAAGCAGGAGGAATGATGATACATAAAGCAAGTCAATATCAGCTGTTAgttgttaaagtgcacctattatggtttttcagatattacctttcatgtagtgtgttatatatgtagctgtttgtgaatgtaaaaacatatgcaaagtttcaaaaatcaaagtgcatgacaaacggagttatcgactcccaaaagaaggaaccaattctgaacagctgaaacgagtcattagtaattccagacttacttcctgtataaacctacgtaggtttgtaacaaaaagccccacctctggtcttcattggctactcactgacagacggagctgaaactagTTATAGTaatgggcgtttccttttcgacacgtgctgacagcagtagaccaatcacaacagactgggacatctgaccaatcctAGCAGAGTATGCTGtttgaaaggaggagtttaaaatgaatcctttagaacggatcatttaacaagtcatttgtgacactggggggtgtgtgggtggggtgggggggggtgatgctgcagtttaaattatgagcacattaaagtgttttttgaccttggatgcatgtaaatctattgtatgagtcctttaaaacaaaattaggcatgattcaaaaccataatagatgTAATGTGAGTTAGCAGTGTACAATGTCTGACAGTGGAATGAATTGAATGGAATACACATAGAAAGAGGAAACCTAGATGTCACATTGGTTGAAAACTGACATGTCAGCAGAGTTGCTGCCTTCATGGAGGCAATTTTCCATTGAGTTGAAATGAAGTCATCCACAaagattttggaaaaaaaaaacccagacactGACACCTCAAAGAAAAACAGCAATAACATACTTTTCACAGTAGAAAGCTCAGAGAATGTGTtcttatttgattttttattttatttgacaaaGTGTTCTAATTTAAACATGGTTTTAAAATATTCTCCAGTCTATTTTATTATTCTGCTGATAGTGTTCATTTTAATAAGTGTGTGCGATATTTAAAGCTATCGATAGCACTAAAATGTTTGCTCAAAACAGGCACATTGGTTTATCATTTCTATCCCTCCATATGTTTACATTAGCCTACATCCCACTGCAATTAGACTCAATATATCAGCAGTGtatctgtatgtatatgtaaatccCCTGCAATATGCACACCTGTATcacttctgtaaaaaaaatctaattttgtAAAAACCAGTTGAACATTAAGGGTGGACCAGCATGCACTGTTTTTAGATGATTTACATTGATCTTCCTCGTTaaaagtttttcatttttaagagATTCGTAGCAGaagtgatatttaaaaaatcattacaaaaGAGGCTAAACAAACTTTGAGCAGTCAGAttgaagtgttttatattatatatgatggATATTAAACTGAACATTTGTGTTTGCTCAGATATTAGACATCATTAAGGCACTGAACCTCTTTAGTTTGTATttgtaactgtttttttttttttttttttcagtcctaGCCCTTGATATAATAATACCATCGAATAACTTGCGATACAAGTCATATTATAGAAGTTAACAGTTTCTCATAGAATAATGCTATGTATACTTACATAATGTTTCTCCAGAGAGGCTCATAAAGAAAGTATATTTCTTATGACTGTATAAATACAATGTACTGTTATGTTAGTACTGCGATTGTCCTGTGACATTAATGCTGGAGAATAATTGTGATTGTAATCTTTTTTCTGCACGTtgagtttttgtgtgtttgtaatatttctgcacacattttttttccagctccAGTCACCAGCGTACCAGAGTCTCACACAGAACCAACCACCAAATCACAAGACGTTACTCTGACATGTGAGTGATGTTAGACagttaaaattgtgtgtgtgtgtgtgtgtttatactatAGTATGTGTACGCATTACCAATCAAAAGTGGTCTGTGCAGCCTTTGTACAAAATGATGACAACACTGTAAATTAAATTTATAGCAATAAGACATTTAGTGTCAGCTTAATAATGTTCTTTCAGTGTCACAAAATGATgtcagttcaaaagtttgcaccctcTTTCTGAAAGTGATGGAAACATTCTCTGCATCATGGGTTCTGTAATTTTTGCAGCCATTAATGCTTTTAAGATGTAAAATAGATTTCACAGATTCCGTCAGTACAGGTTTATATTTCATGAACATAATTCAACTATTGAAATAattaggctcattatttaactgtgtatatttaaatgatgtttttattcCTGAGCCTTTGACTATCCAGAGCTATTGAAGTGTAGATGATCAAATTCAGCTAATAAGTTTAAGAACACCATAATAAATATGATGCCCTTAATAATGGTGGGTTGTAATTTCCACCGCTGTAACTGTAAGTTTAAAAATCACAGACCTCCTGGATATGCTTCACATAACCAACTTTGAGATCCACTCTTCTATATAACTTTTACACCCAAGTTCACTTTTATAGCTGCCTCTAACAGCTTTTCAGTTACAAGATAAACTTCAGTTCAAACTGCTTTCTGTTCTGTCTTGGACTTgcataacataaaataaaaacccaaagGGGTGCAGACTTCTGCCCtgaactgtatactgtataatgtgtgtgtgggtgtgtaatgTTGTGAATATTTCCTTACAGCTTCCAGTCTACTGCCCCCTCACATAACCACTCCTGTAAACGGCTCTGTGATTGAAAGTCGTCTTGGTGAGTTTCatctctttaataaataaccagACAGATAAGGTACAAGCTTACAGTGTGATAGGAGTGTACACGCATTAGTGTCTGAATGTTAGCAGTATGTATTGTGAAAGAATATATTACAGTGCTTGAAGTCTAGCATAAGAATAGTCCtgcattccaaaaaaaaaaaaatttaaatcaagGATACTCAGTGTTACTGGGAGAGGCTCTAGATCCACAGCATTGAAAAAATTATGAAAcactttaaaattcattttgtaAG contains these protein-coding regions:
- the LOC108266111 gene encoding interleukin-1 receptor type 2 → MMTFKSQHFSKRLWSGDVQWSIKHCQRCVVGFCVWIILSCGLNPGCAVPVKAGCEVIGEEIEDFHAQGEAMAITFPFLEANIWYRNLPVDNSTTFQLFHSKHHDLRNQGHRVIQEGRALWLLPSLPSDSGTYTYVFSSDTFCLTGSFTMTIYEKGREDMEMMSHPVSAKPDKNLTIECPHINHFNRLESPCWFKGFHAGVPLKNGTRYEISSGDALTIRNVSTEDEGLYTCWLTVIFNNAQYNVSRTWKLQVLSPVTSVPESHTEPTTKSQDVTLTSSSLLPPHITTPVNGSVIESRLGSSLVIQCKAFVGDRSPVITELTWLVDGQSVESSHLHGRAFQESRRVSAGHVEALLVFLEVYEEDMRAKLKCVAENLSGKREVVIQIKLEDSMLAWLVVAPVASCFFMLVVCVFLHLLCRKQHKHNDYILARQNSTF